The region TGGATCACCGCCGACGAGACTTGCGGGTATTGAATTTTTAGTTCGGCAAAGACCTGATCGCTGAGAGCTCTCTGGCCATCGATCGTATCCACCCGCTTTTTCAACTCCTGGAGCTGAGTTTCCCGCTCGCTAAGTGCCGCGCTTAGCTTTTTCGCCTCGGTGTCTTGCTTGGTGTCGTTATTGCTTTCGCTGTCTCTGAGATAAGCGAACCCTTGCTGGATCTCGAGTTTTATATTCTCGAGGCCGTACGGCGGTAATTTCCTCTTCAAAGCGTCGATCTCAGCTTCCGAGATCAGGTCGCCGCCGTAGGTGAGCTGGATCGTTTTTGCTTTGGCGTCGATGTTCTTCTTCAGGAGATAATCGTTTGGAAAGATCGCCTCGCTATCTATAAACTTGTTGGCCTGTTGCCGGAAACGATTTTGCTGAACAATATCATACCCAAAATAGATACTCGGCAGGATGGTGATTATGACTACCACCCAAACGACCCGTTTAGAGACCACTTCGTCATGTTCATCGGACAGGTGTTTTGACGGGAATTTTAGGAAACGGGCCGTTACCAGCGTGGCGAGAGCAATAAAAACTGTATTAATGACAAATAAATATATCGCACCGCTAAAGTAGGTAAAATTCCAATTCGCGATCCCATATCCTGCGGTGCAAAGCGGCGGCATAAGAGCAGTCGCGATGGCAACGCCGGGTATTACGTTGGCCTTTTTCTTACTTGAAACAGCGAGGATGCCGGCAAATCCGCCAAAGAGTGCGATCAGGACATCATAAATATTTGGTGATGTGCGCGAAAGGATCTCTGATGACGCATCACGGAGAGGCGACATCGTAAAGTAAATGGTCGATGTCGTAAGGCCAACGATCAGGGCAAACGCGTAATTGTAAAGTGACTTGCGTAACAGAGCGAGGTCATTGATCGCCATTCCCATGCCGAGGCCCATGATTGGCCCCATTAACGGTGAAACCAACATTGCTCCGATAACGACAGCGGTGGAATTGACGTTCAACCCGAGCGACGCAATAAAGATCGCGAAAACGAGGATCCAAAGATTTGTCCCCGTAAACTCAACACCGCTATCAATATTCTGAATTACAGTTTCCGGATCCTCTTTCTCGCCATTGAGACGAAAGTGTTTCAAAATGTTTTCCATTGCAAGTGCCGTAATTATAGCAGGTACTAAATGGCTTGTTCCGCCCAGCCGGTGAGGGTGCGGTGCATGTCGCCGTCGATGGTCGGGGAACCTACGGCAGAGATGGTTTCGGCTTGGACGCGGATGATGTCCGTCATTGTGATGATGGCGAGAAATTTCCTGCCGTCGCCGCGTTCGACTACCGACGGCTGGCGGTCCCGCCGCACAATGCGCCGATAATCAAGGTCAAGATAAAGACCCGTTGCGATTCATTTGGGATGAATTGCATAAATAGCCGTAACAGCATTAGTTTGAAGACCCGCCATTGCGGCATCCAAAGTCGGCGATGTGTTTTTAGCCTTTTTTGAAACGCCCTAAATTTGGAACTGGTTCTTTTCATCGATGATTAGAGATTTGCAGTCAAAAGAATTGAATACAGCATAATGATAACAAGTGAAACGGAGGTTAGAAACTTTTTACGCGGACATGGGCAAGTAGTCCTCCGAATGTAAACGTATGCAAGCTCATGCGAAGCACCTGACGTGAGATAATGGGATCGTTTTCAATTTGTGCGTGGACCATGGATATAATGGAACTACAAGATTCTCAACAAAACAATCTTGCGGTTGAGAGAACTCGTC is a window of Chloracidobacterium sp. DNA encoding:
- a CDS encoding TIGR00341 family protein, whose product is MENILKHFRLNGEKEDPETVIQNIDSGVEFTGTNLWILVFAIFIASLGLNVNSTAVVIGAMLVSPLMGPIMGLGMGMAINDLALLRKSLYNYAFALIVGLTTSTIYFTMSPLRDASSEILSRTSPNIYDVLIALFGGFAGILAVSSKKKANVIPGVAIATALMPPLCTAGYGIANWNFTYFSGAIYLFVINTVFIALATLVTARFLKFPSKHLSDEHDEVVSKRVVWVVVIITILPSIYFGYDIVQQNRFRQQANKFIDSEAIFPNDYLLKKNIDAKAKTIQLTYGGDLISEAEIDALKRKLPPYGLENIKLEIQQGFAYLRDSESNNDTKQDTEAKKLSAALSERETQLQELKKRVDTIDGQRALSDQVFAELKIQYPQVSSAVIQPAATHDETGSQNVWIAAVRSKQPIIDADRKKIEDWIKVRVKTETVLTSFQNDVSTKVTQPKEK